One Perca flavescens isolate YP-PL-M2 chromosome 14, PFLA_1.0, whole genome shotgun sequence genomic window carries:
- the ago4 gene encoding protein argonaute-4 isoform X2 produces the protein MEALGPGPPAPPSLFQPPRRPGLGTVGKPIRLLANHFQVQIPKIDVYHYDIDIKPEKRPRRVNREVVDTMVRHFKMQIFGDRQPGYDGKRNMYTAHPLPIGRDRVDLEVTLPGEGKDQTFKVSLQWVSVVSLQMLLEALSGHLNEVPEDSVQALDVITRHLPSMRYTPVGRSFFSPPEGYYHPLGGGREVWFGFHQSVRPAMWNMMLNIDVSATAFYRAQPVIEFMCEVLDIQNINEQTKPLTDSQRVKFTKEIRGLKVEVTHCGQMKRKYRVCNVTRRPASHQTFPLQLENGQAMECTVAQYFKQKYNLQLKYPHLPCLQVGQEQKHTYLPLEVCNIVAGQRCIKKLTDNQTSTMIKATARSAPDRQEEISRLVKSNSMVGGPDPYLKEFGIVVHNDMTEVTGRVLPAPMLQYGGRVSTDTGRDCGRNKTVATPNQGVWDMRGKQFYAGIEIKVWAVACFAPQKQCREDLLKSFTDQLRKISKDAGMPIQGQPCFCKYAQGADSVEPMFKHLKMSYVGLQLIVVILPGKTPVYAEVKRVGDTLLGMATQCVQVKNVVKTSPQTLSNLCLKINAKLGGINNVLVPHQRPSVFQQPVIFLGADVTHPPAGDGKKPSIAAVVGSMDGHPSRYCATVRVQTSRQDISQCPTPPPPSHQEQLFSQEVIQDLTNMVRELLIQFYKSTRFKPTRIIYYRGGVSEGQMKQVAWPELIAIRKACISLEEDYRPGITYIVVQKRHHTRLFCSDKAERVGKSGNVPAGTTVDSTITHPSEFDFYLCSHAGIQGTSRPSHYHVLWDDNCFTADELQLLTYQLCHTYVRCTRSVSIPAPAYYARLVAFRARYHLVDKDHDSAEGSHVSGQSNGRDPQALAKAVQIHYDTQHTMYFA, from the exons ATGGAAGCGCTCGGACCCG GCCCGCccgcccctccctctctgtttcaGCCTCCACGGCGTCCCGGCCTCGGCACAGTGGGGAAACCCATCCGGCTCCTGGCCAACCATTTCCAGGTGCAGATTCCCAAGATTGATGTCTATCACTATGATATCGACATCAAGCCTGAGAAACGGCCTCGGAGGGTCAACAG GGAGGTGGTTGACACCATGGTGCGGCACTTCAAGATGCAGATCTTTGGAGACCGACAGCCTGGCTACGACGGGAAGAGGAACATGTACACAGCACATCCACTGCCAATTGGGAGAGATAGG GTGGATCTGGAGGTGACCCTGCCAGGTGAGGGGAAAGATCAGACGTTCAAGGTGTCTTTGCAGTGGGTGTCTGTGGTCAGTCTTCAGATGCTGCTGGAAGCCCTGTCGGGTCACCTTAACGAGGTCCCCGAAGATTCGGTTCAGGCTCTGGATGTCATCACACGGCATCTGCCTTCCATGAG GTATACTCCTGTGGGGCGTTCGTTTTTCTCCCCTCCGGAGGGCTACTATCATCCTCTGGGTGGAGGAAGGGAGGTGTGGTTTGGTTTCCATCAGTCTGTCCGTCCTGCCATGTGGAACATGATGCTCAACATCGACG TTTCAGCCACAGCTTTCTACCGCGCGCAGCCTGTGATTGAGTTCATGTGCGAGGTGCTAGATATACAGAACATCAACGAACAGACCAAGCCACTGACTGACTCGCAGCGTGTCAAATTCACCAAGGAAATAAGAG GCTTGAAGGTTGAGGTCACACACTGTGGTCAAATGAAGAGGAAGTACCGTGTGTGCAATGTGACACGAAGACCCGCTAGCCACCAAAC GTTCCCCTTACAACTTGAGAACGGCCAAGCCATGGAGTGCACAGTAGCTCAGTATTTCAAGCAGAAGTACAATCTGCAGCTCAAATATCCACATTTACCCTGCCTGCAAGTAGGGCAGGAACAGAAGCACACCTACCTTCCCCTGGAG GTCTGCAACATAGTAGCAGGCCAGCGCTGTATCAAGAAACTGACGGACAACCAGACATCCACCATGATCAAAGCTACAGCTCGCTCAGCCCCCGACAGACAGGAAGAGATCAGCAGACTG GTCAAAAGTAACAGCATGGTTGGGGGCCCGGACCCTTACCTGAAGGAATTTGGCATTGTGGTACACAATGACATGACAGAAGTGACAGGGCGTGTTCTCCCAGCGCCCATGCTGCAGTATGGGGGCCGAGTCAGTACAGACACAGGGCGGGACTGTGGCAGG AATAAAACCGTGGCCACGCCCAACCAGGGCGTGTGGGACATGAGGGGTAAGCAGTTCTACGCGGGCATCGAGATCAAGGTCTGGGCTGTGGCCTGCTTCGCTCCACAGAAACAGTGTCGAGAGGACCTGCTCAA GAGCTTTACTGACCAGCTGCGAAAGATCTCTAAGGATGCTGGGATGCCCATTCAAGGCCAGCCATGTTTCTGTAAATACGCCCAAGGAGCTGACAGTGTGGAGCCCATGTTCAAACACCTCAAGATGTCTTACGTAGGTCTGCAGCTGATTGTGGTCATCCTGCCTGGCAAAACCCCAGTCTATG CTGAAGTAAAGCGGGTGGGTGACACTCTTCTTGGCATGGCAACTCAgtgtgtgcaggtgaagaacgTAGTGAAGACGTCCCCTCAGACCCTCTCCAACTTGTGCCTCAAGATCAACGCCAAGCTGGGAGGCATCAACAACGTCCTGGTGCCTCATCAGAG GCCCTCTGTGTTCCAGCAGCCAGTCATCTTCCTGGGTGCGGATGTCACACATCCCCCAGCAGGTGATGGGAAAAAGCCGTCCATCGCGGCGGTTGTGGGCAGCATGGACGGCCACCCCAGCCGATACTGCGCCACGGTGCGAGTCCAAACATCTAGACAAGACATTTCCCAG TGCCCTACTCCCCCTCCTCCGTCTCATCAGGAGCAGCTCTTCAGCCAAGAGGTAATCCAGGACTTGACCAACATGGTGCGAGAGTTGCTTATCCAGTTCTACAAGTCCACACGCTTCAAGCCCACACGAATCATCTATTATCGTGGCGGTGTGTCTGAGGGACAAATGAAACAG gTTGCGTGGCCGGAGCTGATAGCCATCAGGAAGGCCTGTATCAGTCTGGAGGAGGATTACAGGCCGGGCATTACCTACATTGTGGTTCAGAAACGTCACCACACTCGTCTCTTCTGCTCTGACAAAGCTGAGAGG GTTGGGAAGAGCGGTAATGTCCCAGCAGGAACCACTGTGGACAGCACCATCACACACCCGTCTGAGTTTGACTTCTATCTGTGCAGCCATGCTGGGATTCAG GGCACCAGTCGTCCCTCCCACTACCACGTCCTGTGGGATGACAACTGTTTCACTGCCGATGAACTGCAGCTCCTCACCTACCAGCTGTGCCACACCTATGTCCGCTGCACACGCTCCGTCTCCATCCCAGCACCGGCCTACTACGCCAGGCTAGTGGCTTTCCGAGCCCGCTATCACTTGGTGGACAAAGATCATGACAG CGCTGAAGGAAGCCACGTGTCGGGCCAGAGTAACGGGCGGGACCCCCAGGCGTTGGCCAAGGCAGTTCAGATCCACTATGATACCCAGCACACCATGTACTTCGCCTGA
- the ago4 gene encoding protein argonaute-4 isoform X4 has product MEALGPGPPAPPSLFQPPRRPGLGTVGKPIRLLANHFQVQIPKIDVYHYDIDIKPEKRPRRVNREVVDTMVRHFKMQIFGDRQPGYDGKRNMYTAHPLPIGRDRVDLEVTLPGEGKDQTFKVSLQWVSVVSLQMLLEALSGHLNEVPEDSVQALDVITRHLPSMRYTPVGRSFFSPPEGYYHPLGGGREVWFGFHQSVRPAMWNMMLNIDVSATAFYRAQPVIEFMCEVLDIQNINEQTKPLTDSQRVKFTKEIRGLKVEVTHCGQMKRKYRVCNVTRRPASHQTFPLQLENGQAMECTVAQYFKQKYNLQLKYPHLPCLQVGQEQKHTYLPLEVCNIVAGQRCIKKLTDNQTSTMIKATARSAPDRQEEISRLVKSNSMVGGPDPYLKEFGIVVHNDMTEVTGRVLPAPMLQYGGRVSTDTGRDCGRNKTVATPNQGVWDMRGKQFYAGIEIKVWAVACFAPQKQCREDLLKSFTDQLRKISKDAGMPIQGQPCFCKYAQGADSVEPMFKHLKMSYVGLQLIVVILPGKTPVYAEVKRVGDTLLGMATQCVQVKNVVKTSPQTLSNLCLKINAKLGGINNVLVPHQRPSVFQQPVIFLGADVTHPPAGDGKKPSIAAVVGSMDGHPSRYCATVRVQTSRQDISQEQLFSQEVIQDLTNMVRELLIQFYKSTRFKPTRIIYYRGGVSEGQMKQVAWPELIAIRKACISLEEDYRPGITYIVVQKRHHTRLFCSDKAERVGKSGNVPAGTTVDSTITHPSEFDFYLCSHAGIQGTSRPSHYHVLWDDNCFTADELQLLTYQLCHTYVRCTRSVSIPAPAYYARLVAFRARYHLVDKDHDSAEGSHVSGQSNGRDPQALAKAVQIHYDTQHTMYFA; this is encoded by the exons ATGGAAGCGCTCGGACCCG GCCCGCccgcccctccctctctgtttcaGCCTCCACGGCGTCCCGGCCTCGGCACAGTGGGGAAACCCATCCGGCTCCTGGCCAACCATTTCCAGGTGCAGATTCCCAAGATTGATGTCTATCACTATGATATCGACATCAAGCCTGAGAAACGGCCTCGGAGGGTCAACAG GGAGGTGGTTGACACCATGGTGCGGCACTTCAAGATGCAGATCTTTGGAGACCGACAGCCTGGCTACGACGGGAAGAGGAACATGTACACAGCACATCCACTGCCAATTGGGAGAGATAGG GTGGATCTGGAGGTGACCCTGCCAGGTGAGGGGAAAGATCAGACGTTCAAGGTGTCTTTGCAGTGGGTGTCTGTGGTCAGTCTTCAGATGCTGCTGGAAGCCCTGTCGGGTCACCTTAACGAGGTCCCCGAAGATTCGGTTCAGGCTCTGGATGTCATCACACGGCATCTGCCTTCCATGAG GTATACTCCTGTGGGGCGTTCGTTTTTCTCCCCTCCGGAGGGCTACTATCATCCTCTGGGTGGAGGAAGGGAGGTGTGGTTTGGTTTCCATCAGTCTGTCCGTCCTGCCATGTGGAACATGATGCTCAACATCGACG TTTCAGCCACAGCTTTCTACCGCGCGCAGCCTGTGATTGAGTTCATGTGCGAGGTGCTAGATATACAGAACATCAACGAACAGACCAAGCCACTGACTGACTCGCAGCGTGTCAAATTCACCAAGGAAATAAGAG GCTTGAAGGTTGAGGTCACACACTGTGGTCAAATGAAGAGGAAGTACCGTGTGTGCAATGTGACACGAAGACCCGCTAGCCACCAAAC GTTCCCCTTACAACTTGAGAACGGCCAAGCCATGGAGTGCACAGTAGCTCAGTATTTCAAGCAGAAGTACAATCTGCAGCTCAAATATCCACATTTACCCTGCCTGCAAGTAGGGCAGGAACAGAAGCACACCTACCTTCCCCTGGAG GTCTGCAACATAGTAGCAGGCCAGCGCTGTATCAAGAAACTGACGGACAACCAGACATCCACCATGATCAAAGCTACAGCTCGCTCAGCCCCCGACAGACAGGAAGAGATCAGCAGACTG GTCAAAAGTAACAGCATGGTTGGGGGCCCGGACCCTTACCTGAAGGAATTTGGCATTGTGGTACACAATGACATGACAGAAGTGACAGGGCGTGTTCTCCCAGCGCCCATGCTGCAGTATGGGGGCCGAGTCAGTACAGACACAGGGCGGGACTGTGGCAGG AATAAAACCGTGGCCACGCCCAACCAGGGCGTGTGGGACATGAGGGGTAAGCAGTTCTACGCGGGCATCGAGATCAAGGTCTGGGCTGTGGCCTGCTTCGCTCCACAGAAACAGTGTCGAGAGGACCTGCTCAA GAGCTTTACTGACCAGCTGCGAAAGATCTCTAAGGATGCTGGGATGCCCATTCAAGGCCAGCCATGTTTCTGTAAATACGCCCAAGGAGCTGACAGTGTGGAGCCCATGTTCAAACACCTCAAGATGTCTTACGTAGGTCTGCAGCTGATTGTGGTCATCCTGCCTGGCAAAACCCCAGTCTATG CTGAAGTAAAGCGGGTGGGTGACACTCTTCTTGGCATGGCAACTCAgtgtgtgcaggtgaagaacgTAGTGAAGACGTCCCCTCAGACCCTCTCCAACTTGTGCCTCAAGATCAACGCCAAGCTGGGAGGCATCAACAACGTCCTGGTGCCTCATCAGAG GCCCTCTGTGTTCCAGCAGCCAGTCATCTTCCTGGGTGCGGATGTCACACATCCCCCAGCAGGTGATGGGAAAAAGCCGTCCATCGCGGCGGTTGTGGGCAGCATGGACGGCCACCCCAGCCGATACTGCGCCACGGTGCGAGTCCAAACATCTAGACAAGACATTTCCCAG GAGCAGCTCTTCAGCCAAGAGGTAATCCAGGACTTGACCAACATGGTGCGAGAGTTGCTTATCCAGTTCTACAAGTCCACACGCTTCAAGCCCACACGAATCATCTATTATCGTGGCGGTGTGTCTGAGGGACAAATGAAACAG gTTGCGTGGCCGGAGCTGATAGCCATCAGGAAGGCCTGTATCAGTCTGGAGGAGGATTACAGGCCGGGCATTACCTACATTGTGGTTCAGAAACGTCACCACACTCGTCTCTTCTGCTCTGACAAAGCTGAGAGG GTTGGGAAGAGCGGTAATGTCCCAGCAGGAACCACTGTGGACAGCACCATCACACACCCGTCTGAGTTTGACTTCTATCTGTGCAGCCATGCTGGGATTCAG GGCACCAGTCGTCCCTCCCACTACCACGTCCTGTGGGATGACAACTGTTTCACTGCCGATGAACTGCAGCTCCTCACCTACCAGCTGTGCCACACCTATGTCCGCTGCACACGCTCCGTCTCCATCCCAGCACCGGCCTACTACGCCAGGCTAGTGGCTTTCCGAGCCCGCTATCACTTGGTGGACAAAGATCATGACAG CGCTGAAGGAAGCCACGTGTCGGGCCAGAGTAACGGGCGGGACCCCCAGGCGTTGGCCAAGGCAGTTCAGATCCACTATGATACCCAGCACACCATGTACTTCGCCTGA
- the ago4 gene encoding protein argonaute-4 isoform X1, with translation MEALGPGPPAPPSLFQPPRRPGLGTVGKPIRLLANHFQVQIPKIDVYHYDIDIKPEKRPRRVNREVVDTMVRHFKMQIFGDRQPGYDGKRNMYTAHPLPIGRDRVDLEVTLPGEGKDQTFKVSLQWVSVVSLQMLLEALSGHLNEVPEDSVQALDVITRHLPSMRYTPVGRSFFSPPEGYYHPLGGGREVWFGFHQSVRPAMWNMMLNIDVSATAFYRAQPVIEFMCEVLDIQNINEQTKPLTDSQRVKFTKEIRGLKVEVTHCGQMKRKYRVCNVTRRPASHQTFPLQLENGQAMECTVAQYFKQKYNLQLKYPHLPCLQVGQEQKHTYLPLEVCNIVAGQRCIKKLTDNQTSTMIKATARSAPDRQEEISRLVKSNSMVGGPDPYLKEFGIVVHNDMTEVTGRVLPAPMLQYGGRVSTDTGRDCGRGLSPQNKTVATPNQGVWDMRGKQFYAGIEIKVWAVACFAPQKQCREDLLKSFTDQLRKISKDAGMPIQGQPCFCKYAQGADSVEPMFKHLKMSYVGLQLIVVILPGKTPVYAEVKRVGDTLLGMATQCVQVKNVVKTSPQTLSNLCLKINAKLGGINNVLVPHQRPSVFQQPVIFLGADVTHPPAGDGKKPSIAAVVGSMDGHPSRYCATVRVQTSRQDISQCPTPPPPSHQEQLFSQEVIQDLTNMVRELLIQFYKSTRFKPTRIIYYRGGVSEGQMKQVAWPELIAIRKACISLEEDYRPGITYIVVQKRHHTRLFCSDKAERVGKSGNVPAGTTVDSTITHPSEFDFYLCSHAGIQGTSRPSHYHVLWDDNCFTADELQLLTYQLCHTYVRCTRSVSIPAPAYYARLVAFRARYHLVDKDHDSAEGSHVSGQSNGRDPQALAKAVQIHYDTQHTMYFA, from the exons ATGGAAGCGCTCGGACCCG GCCCGCccgcccctccctctctgtttcaGCCTCCACGGCGTCCCGGCCTCGGCACAGTGGGGAAACCCATCCGGCTCCTGGCCAACCATTTCCAGGTGCAGATTCCCAAGATTGATGTCTATCACTATGATATCGACATCAAGCCTGAGAAACGGCCTCGGAGGGTCAACAG GGAGGTGGTTGACACCATGGTGCGGCACTTCAAGATGCAGATCTTTGGAGACCGACAGCCTGGCTACGACGGGAAGAGGAACATGTACACAGCACATCCACTGCCAATTGGGAGAGATAGG GTGGATCTGGAGGTGACCCTGCCAGGTGAGGGGAAAGATCAGACGTTCAAGGTGTCTTTGCAGTGGGTGTCTGTGGTCAGTCTTCAGATGCTGCTGGAAGCCCTGTCGGGTCACCTTAACGAGGTCCCCGAAGATTCGGTTCAGGCTCTGGATGTCATCACACGGCATCTGCCTTCCATGAG GTATACTCCTGTGGGGCGTTCGTTTTTCTCCCCTCCGGAGGGCTACTATCATCCTCTGGGTGGAGGAAGGGAGGTGTGGTTTGGTTTCCATCAGTCTGTCCGTCCTGCCATGTGGAACATGATGCTCAACATCGACG TTTCAGCCACAGCTTTCTACCGCGCGCAGCCTGTGATTGAGTTCATGTGCGAGGTGCTAGATATACAGAACATCAACGAACAGACCAAGCCACTGACTGACTCGCAGCGTGTCAAATTCACCAAGGAAATAAGAG GCTTGAAGGTTGAGGTCACACACTGTGGTCAAATGAAGAGGAAGTACCGTGTGTGCAATGTGACACGAAGACCCGCTAGCCACCAAAC GTTCCCCTTACAACTTGAGAACGGCCAAGCCATGGAGTGCACAGTAGCTCAGTATTTCAAGCAGAAGTACAATCTGCAGCTCAAATATCCACATTTACCCTGCCTGCAAGTAGGGCAGGAACAGAAGCACACCTACCTTCCCCTGGAG GTCTGCAACATAGTAGCAGGCCAGCGCTGTATCAAGAAACTGACGGACAACCAGACATCCACCATGATCAAAGCTACAGCTCGCTCAGCCCCCGACAGACAGGAAGAGATCAGCAGACTG GTCAAAAGTAACAGCATGGTTGGGGGCCCGGACCCTTACCTGAAGGAATTTGGCATTGTGGTACACAATGACATGACAGAAGTGACAGGGCGTGTTCTCCCAGCGCCCATGCTGCAGTATGGGGGCCGAGTCAGTACAGACACAGGGCGGGACTGTGGCAGG GGACTATCTCCGCAGAATAAAACCGTGGCCACGCCCAACCAGGGCGTGTGGGACATGAGGGGTAAGCAGTTCTACGCGGGCATCGAGATCAAGGTCTGGGCTGTGGCCTGCTTCGCTCCACAGAAACAGTGTCGAGAGGACCTGCTCAA GAGCTTTACTGACCAGCTGCGAAAGATCTCTAAGGATGCTGGGATGCCCATTCAAGGCCAGCCATGTTTCTGTAAATACGCCCAAGGAGCTGACAGTGTGGAGCCCATGTTCAAACACCTCAAGATGTCTTACGTAGGTCTGCAGCTGATTGTGGTCATCCTGCCTGGCAAAACCCCAGTCTATG CTGAAGTAAAGCGGGTGGGTGACACTCTTCTTGGCATGGCAACTCAgtgtgtgcaggtgaagaacgTAGTGAAGACGTCCCCTCAGACCCTCTCCAACTTGTGCCTCAAGATCAACGCCAAGCTGGGAGGCATCAACAACGTCCTGGTGCCTCATCAGAG GCCCTCTGTGTTCCAGCAGCCAGTCATCTTCCTGGGTGCGGATGTCACACATCCCCCAGCAGGTGATGGGAAAAAGCCGTCCATCGCGGCGGTTGTGGGCAGCATGGACGGCCACCCCAGCCGATACTGCGCCACGGTGCGAGTCCAAACATCTAGACAAGACATTTCCCAG TGCCCTACTCCCCCTCCTCCGTCTCATCAGGAGCAGCTCTTCAGCCAAGAGGTAATCCAGGACTTGACCAACATGGTGCGAGAGTTGCTTATCCAGTTCTACAAGTCCACACGCTTCAAGCCCACACGAATCATCTATTATCGTGGCGGTGTGTCTGAGGGACAAATGAAACAG gTTGCGTGGCCGGAGCTGATAGCCATCAGGAAGGCCTGTATCAGTCTGGAGGAGGATTACAGGCCGGGCATTACCTACATTGTGGTTCAGAAACGTCACCACACTCGTCTCTTCTGCTCTGACAAAGCTGAGAGG GTTGGGAAGAGCGGTAATGTCCCAGCAGGAACCACTGTGGACAGCACCATCACACACCCGTCTGAGTTTGACTTCTATCTGTGCAGCCATGCTGGGATTCAG GGCACCAGTCGTCCCTCCCACTACCACGTCCTGTGGGATGACAACTGTTTCACTGCCGATGAACTGCAGCTCCTCACCTACCAGCTGTGCCACACCTATGTCCGCTGCACACGCTCCGTCTCCATCCCAGCACCGGCCTACTACGCCAGGCTAGTGGCTTTCCGAGCCCGCTATCACTTGGTGGACAAAGATCATGACAG CGCTGAAGGAAGCCACGTGTCGGGCCAGAGTAACGGGCGGGACCCCCAGGCGTTGGCCAAGGCAGTTCAGATCCACTATGATACCCAGCACACCATGTACTTCGCCTGA
- the ago4 gene encoding protein argonaute-4 isoform X3 — MEALGPGPPAPPSLFQPPRRPGLGTVGKPIRLLANHFQVQIPKIDVYHYDIDIKPEKRPRRVNREVVDTMVRHFKMQIFGDRQPGYDGKRNMYTAHPLPIGRDRVDLEVTLPGEGKDQTFKVSLQWVSVVSLQMLLEALSGHLNEVPEDSVQALDVITRHLPSMRYTPVGRSFFSPPEGYYHPLGGGREVWFGFHQSVRPAMWNMMLNIDVSATAFYRAQPVIEFMCEVLDIQNINEQTKPLTDSQRVKFTKEIRGLKVEVTHCGQMKRKYRVCNVTRRPASHQTFPLQLENGQAMECTVAQYFKQKYNLQLKYPHLPCLQVGQEQKHTYLPLEVCNIVAGQRCIKKLTDNQTSTMIKATARSAPDRQEEISRLVKSNSMVGGPDPYLKEFGIVVHNDMTEVTGRVLPAPMLQYGGRVSTDTGRDCGRGLSPQNKTVATPNQGVWDMRGKQFYAGIEIKVWAVACFAPQKQCREDLLKSFTDQLRKISKDAGMPIQGQPCFCKYAQGADSVEPMFKHLKMSYVGLQLIVVILPGKTPVYAEVKRVGDTLLGMATQCVQVKNVVKTSPQTLSNLCLKINAKLGGINNVLVPHQRPSVFQQPVIFLGADVTHPPAGDGKKPSIAAVVGSMDGHPSRYCATVRVQTSRQDISQEQLFSQEVIQDLTNMVRELLIQFYKSTRFKPTRIIYYRGGVSEGQMKQVAWPELIAIRKACISLEEDYRPGITYIVVQKRHHTRLFCSDKAERVGKSGNVPAGTTVDSTITHPSEFDFYLCSHAGIQGTSRPSHYHVLWDDNCFTADELQLLTYQLCHTYVRCTRSVSIPAPAYYARLVAFRARYHLVDKDHDSAEGSHVSGQSNGRDPQALAKAVQIHYDTQHTMYFA; from the exons ATGGAAGCGCTCGGACCCG GCCCGCccgcccctccctctctgtttcaGCCTCCACGGCGTCCCGGCCTCGGCACAGTGGGGAAACCCATCCGGCTCCTGGCCAACCATTTCCAGGTGCAGATTCCCAAGATTGATGTCTATCACTATGATATCGACATCAAGCCTGAGAAACGGCCTCGGAGGGTCAACAG GGAGGTGGTTGACACCATGGTGCGGCACTTCAAGATGCAGATCTTTGGAGACCGACAGCCTGGCTACGACGGGAAGAGGAACATGTACACAGCACATCCACTGCCAATTGGGAGAGATAGG GTGGATCTGGAGGTGACCCTGCCAGGTGAGGGGAAAGATCAGACGTTCAAGGTGTCTTTGCAGTGGGTGTCTGTGGTCAGTCTTCAGATGCTGCTGGAAGCCCTGTCGGGTCACCTTAACGAGGTCCCCGAAGATTCGGTTCAGGCTCTGGATGTCATCACACGGCATCTGCCTTCCATGAG GTATACTCCTGTGGGGCGTTCGTTTTTCTCCCCTCCGGAGGGCTACTATCATCCTCTGGGTGGAGGAAGGGAGGTGTGGTTTGGTTTCCATCAGTCTGTCCGTCCTGCCATGTGGAACATGATGCTCAACATCGACG TTTCAGCCACAGCTTTCTACCGCGCGCAGCCTGTGATTGAGTTCATGTGCGAGGTGCTAGATATACAGAACATCAACGAACAGACCAAGCCACTGACTGACTCGCAGCGTGTCAAATTCACCAAGGAAATAAGAG GCTTGAAGGTTGAGGTCACACACTGTGGTCAAATGAAGAGGAAGTACCGTGTGTGCAATGTGACACGAAGACCCGCTAGCCACCAAAC GTTCCCCTTACAACTTGAGAACGGCCAAGCCATGGAGTGCACAGTAGCTCAGTATTTCAAGCAGAAGTACAATCTGCAGCTCAAATATCCACATTTACCCTGCCTGCAAGTAGGGCAGGAACAGAAGCACACCTACCTTCCCCTGGAG GTCTGCAACATAGTAGCAGGCCAGCGCTGTATCAAGAAACTGACGGACAACCAGACATCCACCATGATCAAAGCTACAGCTCGCTCAGCCCCCGACAGACAGGAAGAGATCAGCAGACTG GTCAAAAGTAACAGCATGGTTGGGGGCCCGGACCCTTACCTGAAGGAATTTGGCATTGTGGTACACAATGACATGACAGAAGTGACAGGGCGTGTTCTCCCAGCGCCCATGCTGCAGTATGGGGGCCGAGTCAGTACAGACACAGGGCGGGACTGTGGCAGG GGACTATCTCCGCAGAATAAAACCGTGGCCACGCCCAACCAGGGCGTGTGGGACATGAGGGGTAAGCAGTTCTACGCGGGCATCGAGATCAAGGTCTGGGCTGTGGCCTGCTTCGCTCCACAGAAACAGTGTCGAGAGGACCTGCTCAA GAGCTTTACTGACCAGCTGCGAAAGATCTCTAAGGATGCTGGGATGCCCATTCAAGGCCAGCCATGTTTCTGTAAATACGCCCAAGGAGCTGACAGTGTGGAGCCCATGTTCAAACACCTCAAGATGTCTTACGTAGGTCTGCAGCTGATTGTGGTCATCCTGCCTGGCAAAACCCCAGTCTATG CTGAAGTAAAGCGGGTGGGTGACACTCTTCTTGGCATGGCAACTCAgtgtgtgcaggtgaagaacgTAGTGAAGACGTCCCCTCAGACCCTCTCCAACTTGTGCCTCAAGATCAACGCCAAGCTGGGAGGCATCAACAACGTCCTGGTGCCTCATCAGAG GCCCTCTGTGTTCCAGCAGCCAGTCATCTTCCTGGGTGCGGATGTCACACATCCCCCAGCAGGTGATGGGAAAAAGCCGTCCATCGCGGCGGTTGTGGGCAGCATGGACGGCCACCCCAGCCGATACTGCGCCACGGTGCGAGTCCAAACATCTAGACAAGACATTTCCCAG GAGCAGCTCTTCAGCCAAGAGGTAATCCAGGACTTGACCAACATGGTGCGAGAGTTGCTTATCCAGTTCTACAAGTCCACACGCTTCAAGCCCACACGAATCATCTATTATCGTGGCGGTGTGTCTGAGGGACAAATGAAACAG gTTGCGTGGCCGGAGCTGATAGCCATCAGGAAGGCCTGTATCAGTCTGGAGGAGGATTACAGGCCGGGCATTACCTACATTGTGGTTCAGAAACGTCACCACACTCGTCTCTTCTGCTCTGACAAAGCTGAGAGG GTTGGGAAGAGCGGTAATGTCCCAGCAGGAACCACTGTGGACAGCACCATCACACACCCGTCTGAGTTTGACTTCTATCTGTGCAGCCATGCTGGGATTCAG GGCACCAGTCGTCCCTCCCACTACCACGTCCTGTGGGATGACAACTGTTTCACTGCCGATGAACTGCAGCTCCTCACCTACCAGCTGTGCCACACCTATGTCCGCTGCACACGCTCCGTCTCCATCCCAGCACCGGCCTACTACGCCAGGCTAGTGGCTTTCCGAGCCCGCTATCACTTGGTGGACAAAGATCATGACAG CGCTGAAGGAAGCCACGTGTCGGGCCAGAGTAACGGGCGGGACCCCCAGGCGTTGGCCAAGGCAGTTCAGATCCACTATGATACCCAGCACACCATGTACTTCGCCTGA